The following proteins come from a genomic window of Sphaerisporangium rubeum:
- a CDS encoding glycosyltransferase, which translates to MPSASVVIPAHNEGRVIGRLLESLLRQAEPGEFDVVVVANGCDDDTAEVARDHGVRVVETPVPSKREALRLGDEAATSFPRVYVDADVQVGTADVRALRDALTAGMLAAAPERALVLRDRPWPVRAYYAVWTRLPAVREGLFGRGVIAVSEAGNRRIMELPPVMGDDLAASLAFGPAERRVVATASAVIHPPRTFADLMRRRVRAVTVVAEMGQVAGGEVTTAAQEARTGPRDLLAIARRTPWLAPHLAVFLAVTLVARARARKAVRAKDYTTWLRDESSRT; encoded by the coding sequence ATGCCAAGTGCGAGCGTCGTCATCCCGGCGCACAACGAGGGCCGGGTCATCGGCCGGCTGTTGGAGAGCCTGCTGAGGCAGGCCGAGCCGGGTGAGTTCGACGTGGTGGTGGTGGCCAACGGCTGTGACGACGACACCGCCGAGGTCGCCAGAGACCACGGCGTGCGGGTCGTCGAGACCCCGGTGCCGTCCAAGCGGGAGGCGCTGCGGCTCGGCGACGAGGCCGCCACGAGTTTCCCGCGGGTGTACGTCGACGCCGACGTGCAGGTCGGCACGGCGGACGTGCGGGCCCTGCGTGACGCGCTCACCGCCGGCATGCTGGCCGCCGCGCCTGAGCGCGCGCTCGTGCTGCGTGACCGGCCCTGGCCGGTGCGCGCCTATTACGCGGTGTGGACCCGCCTGCCGGCCGTACGCGAGGGGCTGTTCGGCCGCGGGGTGATCGCGGTGTCGGAGGCCGGCAACCGCCGCATCATGGAGCTGCCGCCGGTGATGGGTGACGACCTGGCCGCGTCGCTGGCGTTCGGCCCCGCCGAACGCCGCGTGGTGGCCACCGCCTCGGCGGTGATCCACCCGCCGCGCACGTTCGCCGACCTGATGCGCCGCCGGGTGCGCGCCGTCACGGTGGTCGCCGAGATGGGTCAGGTCGCAGGCGGCGAGGTCACCACGGCGGCGCAGGAGGCACGCACAGGCCCGCGTGACCTGCTGGCCATCGCGCGGCGCACGCCGTGGCTCGCGCCGCACCTGGCGGTGTTCCTGGCCGTCACGCTCGTCGCTCGCGCGCGTGCGCGCAAGGCGGTGCGCGCCAAGGACTACACGACCTGGCTGCGGGACGAGAGCAGCCGCACCTGA
- a CDS encoding acyltransferase, which produces MTEPRIAPTADVDPSAQLGAGSTVWHLAQIREKAVLGEDCVLGRGAYVGPGVRIGDRVKLQNYALVYEPAVLEDGVFVGPAAVLTNDVYPRSTDVDGTLKRDGDWPAEGVIVRQGASIGARAVIVAGRTVGRHALIAAGAVVTRDVPDFALVAGVPARRVGWVGRAGVTLHEQAPGRWRCPDTGELYAESDGHLSGPL; this is translated from the coding sequence ATGACCGAACCGCGAATCGCGCCGACCGCGGACGTGGATCCGAGCGCGCAGCTCGGCGCGGGCAGCACCGTGTGGCACCTGGCCCAGATCCGGGAGAAGGCCGTGCTCGGCGAGGACTGCGTACTCGGCCGCGGCGCCTACGTCGGGCCGGGGGTCCGGATCGGGGACCGGGTCAAACTCCAGAACTACGCGCTGGTCTACGAACCCGCCGTGCTGGAGGACGGGGTGTTCGTCGGACCGGCCGCCGTGCTCACCAACGACGTCTACCCCCGGTCGACCGATGTGGACGGCACGCTCAAGCGGGACGGCGACTGGCCGGCCGAGGGGGTCATCGTGCGTCAAGGAGCCTCGATCGGCGCGCGCGCCGTCATCGTGGCGGGCCGCACCGTCGGCCGGCACGCGCTGATCGCCGCCGGGGCCGTGGTCACCCGGGACGTCCCGGACTTCGCGCTGGTCGCCGGGGTGCCGGCCCGGCGCGTCGGCTGGGTGGGCCGCGCCGGCGTCACCCTGCACGAGCAGGCGCCGGGCCGCTGGCGCTGTCCCGACACCGGCGAGCTGTACGCCGAGAGCGACGGACATCTCAGCGGGCCCCTGTGA
- a CDS encoding GmrSD restriction endonuclease domain-containing protein: MAAVNRPEVESVALTDLVGLAVSGRIRLPSFERFYPWPEGNVALLFDSMFRGYPIGNLLVWRRPAPAETFYIGPLRVHAQAVGDAFWVVEGRQRIISLVGALTAGEETVDPRFRIYFDLDRVEFVSVPRQQPDDDLLPMSLVLDDERTNAWFRARRHLSDEKVSLADEVVAAVRGYKVPTYIFSGEDDRALRDILDRMYTFESELDLGRVFEALEPISDQKPTDLRSLRESVRTFGFGEFPEEILARSLMAIRGGRVDRRLHDEFHDDADRQDAFARTGKALGHTVDYLRDVAGIPHFRLVPNPLIIPVLANFVTAFGPPEGRAAEILRRWIWRGAVLGVAPDGDTARLRQCVAAVHTDPLDSAERLLKLLPAGGPWRPDISQTRLDRAQGKVNILGLLSQVPRSLDPRGSGEPIDTARLLETGDVLVPILDDVSTLGAGIANRLVQSTGKSDSVAESLLRRDLDARVLASHCLDDEAIALLRAGQSIAFLERRAIKVEMTIFHHVQSRALFGFPDGPDVTALFDEDDELD, translated from the coding sequence ATGGCTGCGGTGAACCGGCCGGAGGTCGAGAGTGTCGCACTGACCGACCTGGTCGGCCTCGCGGTCAGCGGCCGGATCCGTTTGCCCTCGTTCGAACGCTTTTATCCGTGGCCGGAGGGCAACGTCGCTCTGCTGTTCGACAGCATGTTCCGCGGCTATCCGATCGGGAACCTTCTGGTATGGCGGCGACCCGCCCCTGCCGAGACCTTTTATATCGGCCCTCTGCGGGTCCACGCTCAGGCGGTCGGGGACGCTTTCTGGGTTGTGGAGGGCCGGCAGAGAATCATCAGTCTGGTCGGTGCGCTGACCGCAGGCGAGGAAACCGTCGACCCTCGTTTTCGCATCTATTTCGATCTTGACCGGGTGGAATTCGTTTCCGTGCCCCGGCAGCAGCCTGACGACGATCTACTGCCGATGTCCCTGGTCCTGGACGACGAAAGGACGAATGCCTGGTTCCGCGCGCGGCGCCACCTGAGCGATGAGAAGGTCTCGCTGGCCGACGAGGTCGTGGCCGCCGTCCGGGGCTACAAGGTTCCGACGTACATCTTCTCAGGCGAGGACGATCGCGCCTTGCGCGACATCCTCGACCGTATGTACACCTTCGAGAGCGAGTTGGACCTCGGGAGAGTGTTCGAAGCTCTAGAGCCGATCAGCGACCAGAAGCCGACCGACCTGCGTTCGCTGCGCGAAAGCGTTCGGACATTCGGTTTCGGGGAGTTTCCCGAGGAAATCCTCGCGCGAAGCCTCATGGCCATACGTGGCGGGAGAGTCGATCGAAGGCTCCATGATGAGTTCCACGACGACGCCGACAGGCAAGACGCGTTCGCTCGGACCGGGAAAGCTCTGGGCCATACCGTCGACTACCTTCGTGATGTCGCGGGAATTCCGCATTTCCGACTTGTGCCGAACCCCCTGATCATACCGGTGCTGGCGAATTTCGTCACGGCTTTCGGCCCGCCTGAAGGCAGGGCCGCGGAGATCCTGCGTCGTTGGATTTGGCGCGGAGCAGTGCTGGGGGTGGCCCCCGATGGAGATACGGCGAGGTTGCGGCAGTGCGTGGCAGCCGTACACACCGATCCACTCGACAGCGCCGAGCGGCTACTCAAGCTTCTGCCGGCGGGCGGACCTTGGCGGCCGGACATCTCGCAGACCCGCCTCGACCGAGCGCAGGGAAAAGTCAACATCCTCGGCTTGCTGTCGCAGGTGCCGAGGAGCCTTGATCCCCGTGGTTCCGGTGAGCCGATCGACACCGCGCGACTTCTTGAGACAGGCGACGTGCTTGTTCCGATTCTTGATGACGTGAGCACATTGGGAGCCGGAATCGCGAACCGCCTGGTCCAGTCGACCGGCAAGTCTGACAGCGTGGCGGAGTCCCTGCTGCGGCGGGACCTCGATGCACGAGTACTGGCGAGTCACTGTCTGGACGACGAGGCGATCGCACTGCTTCGTGCGGGCCAGAGCATCGCCTTTTTGGAAAGGCGCGCAATAAAGGTCGAAATGACCATCTTCCACCATGTACAAAGCCGGGCTCTCTTCGGTTTCCCGGATGGGCCGGATGTGACGGCCCTGTTCGACGAGGACGACGAACTTGACTGA
- a CDS encoding glycosyltransferase, with protein sequence MNLSVIILTYRSAAYITRCLDAVRRATEGLSAEVIVVDNDSPDDTVRVVREAAPWADVIARDVNSGFADGCAAGAKVAKGRYLVFVNPDAEVRPDAFTALLECAERNPGAGIVGGRCVTGDGAVDPRSWWGRPTPWSVLCFATGLSTAFPGHRLFDPESPVTWDGERRVPIVTGALMLVDRRLWDTAGGFDTRIFMYGEDADLCLRARAAGYRPMVTDRAVFLHEGGRSSSSLGKLVLLFTGKVTVVRRHFPRGLRGAGVRALLFGVWLRGAMSGRAAGVDADRQGRPMARRGDWAELWAARGKWSGGWDAGH encoded by the coding sequence GTGAACCTGTCCGTGATCATCCTGACCTACCGCAGCGCGGCGTACATCACCCGCTGCCTGGACGCCGTGCGCCGCGCCACCGAAGGCCTGTCCGCCGAGGTGATCGTCGTGGACAACGACTCACCCGACGACACCGTGCGCGTGGTCCGCGAGGCCGCGCCGTGGGCCGACGTCATCGCGCGCGACGTCAACAGCGGCTTCGCCGACGGGTGCGCCGCCGGCGCCAAGGTCGCCAAGGGCCGCTACCTGGTCTTCGTGAACCCCGATGCCGAGGTGCGGCCCGACGCGTTCACGGCGCTGCTGGAGTGCGCCGAGCGCAACCCCGGCGCCGGCATCGTCGGCGGCCGGTGCGTCACCGGGGACGGCGCCGTGGACCCCCGCTCCTGGTGGGGCCGGCCCACCCCCTGGTCGGTGCTGTGCTTCGCCACCGGCCTGTCCACGGCGTTCCCCGGCCACCGGCTGTTCGACCCCGAGTCCCCGGTGACGTGGGACGGCGAACGGCGGGTGCCGATCGTCACCGGCGCGTTGATGCTGGTGGACCGGCGGCTGTGGGACACCGCCGGCGGCTTCGACACGCGCATCTTCATGTACGGCGAGGACGCCGACCTGTGCCTGCGCGCCAGGGCCGCCGGATACCGGCCCATGGTGACCGACCGGGCCGTCTTCCTGCACGAAGGCGGCAGGTCGTCCTCCAGCCTCGGCAAGCTGGTGCTGCTGTTCACCGGCAAGGTCACCGTGGTGCGCCGCCACTTCCCGCGCGGGCTGCGCGGCGCCGGGGTGCGGGCCCTGCTGTTCGGTGTGTGGCTGCGCGGCGCGATGAGCGGCCGGGCCGCCGGGGTGGACGCCGACCGCCAGGGACGTCCCATGGCGCGCCGCGGCGACTGGGCCGAGTTGTGGGCCGCGCGCGGCAAGTGGTCCGGCGGCTGGGACGCGGGCCATTGA
- a CDS encoding type II toxin-antitoxin system HipA family toxin — MTETATAGVLLGDRRVGTLSYRGGNTWFDYEDREPVHPVLGQAFEADPGRRRTASGSVPEWFANLLPEHGSGLRDLIGRELGRSSPHDFQVLMFLGEDLPGNVRVVPESDVLGIPDSGARSRDEAGQVRFSLAGVQAKFSMRWEGKGLVLPMSGQGGDWIVKLPDRRFPEVPANEYSMLSWAKLAGIDVPDIRLITGADLIGLPDGLIHPEESAFAVRRFDRSDGGRVHQEDFAQIREVAVESKYDRATYAGLARVINAVCPQDVEEYIRRLATIVVIGNLDAHLKNWTLRYPDGVGPRLSPAYDFVCVTSYDEFRAEELAFSVNGGKVARLITLDNFRSLARHARLDPVFVSGVVQETVTALVDSWPQVRADPAIPSFVATHIERRLRSLPLIKEATR; from the coding sequence TTGACTGAGACCGCGACGGCAGGAGTGCTCCTTGGAGATCGCCGGGTCGGCACCTTGAGCTATCGCGGCGGGAACACATGGTTCGACTACGAGGACAGAGAGCCCGTTCATCCGGTCCTGGGGCAGGCGTTCGAGGCCGATCCCGGCAGACGCCGGACGGCGAGCGGTTCGGTACCCGAGTGGTTCGCCAATCTGCTTCCTGAGCACGGAAGCGGGCTGCGCGATCTGATCGGACGGGAACTCGGCAGGTCCAGCCCGCACGATTTCCAGGTGCTCATGTTCCTGGGAGAGGACCTTCCGGGAAACGTCCGGGTGGTTCCTGAATCCGATGTGCTGGGGATTCCGGATTCAGGTGCGAGATCCAGGGACGAAGCGGGCCAGGTCAGGTTCTCCCTGGCAGGCGTACAGGCCAAGTTCTCCATGCGCTGGGAGGGAAAGGGCCTTGTGCTTCCCATGTCGGGCCAGGGTGGCGACTGGATCGTCAAGCTGCCGGACCGGCGGTTCCCTGAGGTTCCGGCGAACGAGTACTCCATGCTGAGCTGGGCCAAGCTCGCCGGCATCGATGTGCCGGACATCCGCCTCATCACAGGAGCCGATCTCATCGGTCTTCCCGACGGGTTGATTCACCCGGAGGAGAGCGCGTTCGCGGTGCGCCGGTTCGACAGGAGCGACGGCGGCCGTGTCCACCAAGAGGACTTCGCGCAGATCAGGGAAGTCGCCGTCGAGTCCAAGTACGACAGGGCAACCTATGCCGGACTGGCGAGAGTCATCAACGCCGTCTGTCCACAGGATGTGGAGGAGTACATCCGGCGACTGGCCACGATCGTGGTCATCGGCAACCTCGACGCGCACCTCAAGAATTGGACTCTGCGCTACCCTGACGGAGTCGGTCCCCGGCTCTCCCCCGCCTACGACTTCGTCTGCGTCACCTCTTACGACGAGTTCCGTGCCGAGGAGTTGGCGTTCTCGGTGAACGGCGGCAAGGTGGCGAGGCTCATCACTCTGGACAACTTCCGCAGTCTCGCGCGACATGCTCGTCTCGATCCGGTCTTCGTCTCAGGCGTGGTCCAGGAGACCGTGACGGCGCTGGTGGACAGTTGGCCGCAGGTCCGTGCCGATCCGGCGATCCCGTCGTTCGTCGCCACGCACATCGAGCGAAGACTCCGGTCATTGCCTCTGATAAAAGAGGCCACGCGGTGA
- a CDS encoding O-antigen ligase family protein, with product MTSTSEAARVHAPPHRPLKRRTLLPKKRVDPVTIISFFLVILFVMPARYVIGPLGGAGSPASMVAVMLLVWYLLSTLSPRWTPLHGRQPVRAVIVFFALAVLASYVAAMTRPLSSEELNAADLGLVLVAGWAGIALVTADGIPDMDRLETLRRRIVLGGSVPAAVAMIQFFTGIEITQYMALPGLVENGAGVLFEREGFFRPSGTATHPIELGVVLAAILPLALHGAIYCRDQQARKKRWLMVALIATALPMSVSRSAILGLFVAMIVLLPTWKPEWRLRAILIFGAASIVMRIMIPGLIGTVLNLISVIGADENSTTRTGDYDAVVAAVTQRPLFGQGFATYLPRIYRVIDNQYLMSSLETGLVGLTALLTFLLAGWVLARRARKAATNEETRHLAQCLAASSAVAIFGFGTFDAFSFPMIANVMFLLLGLTGALYRLQTTGPTAAQPPAA from the coding sequence GTGACGAGCACGTCAGAGGCCGCGAGGGTCCACGCACCCCCTCACCGGCCGCTCAAGCGTCGCACGCTGCTGCCGAAGAAGCGCGTCGACCCCGTGACGATCATCTCGTTCTTCTTGGTCATCCTGTTCGTCATGCCGGCCAGGTACGTCATCGGCCCCCTCGGCGGCGCCGGTTCCCCCGCGTCCATGGTCGCGGTGATGCTCCTGGTCTGGTACCTGCTGTCCACGCTGTCGCCACGCTGGACCCCCCTGCACGGCCGCCAGCCGGTCCGCGCCGTCATCGTGTTCTTCGCGCTCGCCGTCCTCGCCAGCTACGTCGCCGCGATGACCCGTCCCCTGTCGTCCGAAGAACTCAACGCCGCCGACCTCGGCCTCGTCCTCGTCGCCGGCTGGGCCGGCATCGCGCTGGTCACCGCCGACGGCATCCCCGACATGGACCGCCTGGAGACCCTCCGCCGGCGCATCGTCCTCGGTGGATCGGTCCCGGCCGCCGTAGCGATGATCCAGTTCTTCACCGGCATCGAGATCACCCAGTACATGGCCCTCCCCGGCCTCGTCGAGAACGGCGCCGGCGTCCTGTTCGAACGAGAGGGCTTCTTCCGCCCCTCAGGCACCGCCACCCACCCCATCGAACTAGGCGTCGTCCTCGCCGCCATCCTCCCCCTGGCCCTCCACGGCGCCATCTACTGCCGCGACCAGCAGGCCCGCAAGAAACGCTGGCTGATGGTCGCGCTGATCGCCACCGCGCTCCCCATGAGCGTCTCCCGCAGCGCCATCCTCGGCCTGTTCGTCGCCATGATCGTCCTGCTCCCCACCTGGAAGCCGGAATGGCGCCTGCGCGCCATCCTGATCTTCGGTGCCGCCTCCATCGTGATGCGCATCATGATCCCCGGCCTCATCGGCACCGTACTCAACCTGATCTCCGTCATCGGCGCCGACGAGAACTCCACAACAAGAACCGGCGACTACGACGCCGTGGTGGCGGCCGTGACCCAACGTCCCCTCTTCGGCCAGGGTTTCGCGACCTACCTCCCCCGCATCTACCGAGTGATCGACAATCAGTACCTCATGTCCTCACTCGAAACCGGCCTGGTAGGCCTGACAGCCCTCCTGACCTTCCTCCTTGCAGGCTGGGTCCTGGCCCGCCGAGCCAGAAAAGCCGCCACCAACGAGGAAACCCGCCACCTGGCCCAATGCCTGGCCGCCAGCAGCGCCGTCGCCATCTTCGGCTTCGGCACCTTCGACGCCTTCAGCTTCCCCATGATCGCCAACGTCATGTTCCTCCTCCTGGGCCTCACCGGCGCCTTGTACCGCCTCCAGACCACCGGCCCCACCGCGGCGCAACCGCCTGCCGCCTGA
- a CDS encoding right-handed parallel beta-helix repeat-containing protein: MRSSLPGRLALLAAGTLLVSGCAGGDPGARDPVPGRTPAALGNVFPSSATPAPTAVPTAAEQAIPRGFPSAATTGVRPGTKLTKVGEVTVEKPGALVENLEVHGKLNIKADNVRVRNVRVIGEGDWSVIQVKGFSGAVIEDSEISGDGVVKAQWGVLNQGGFITVRRVNIHTVPNSIGTDHGLIEDCYMHDFKEWPGDHVTGPQANGSPQKGLSLTIRHNTILNQLSQTSAISLYQDFSRAHDVLVERNLLGGGGYAVYGGEGKFGTPTGIRIVNNVFTRRLFPKGGFWGPVTYFTTEGRGNLFEGNIWEDTGEPVIL, encoded by the coding sequence ATGCGCTCTTCCCTGCCGGGACGGCTTGCCTTGCTGGCCGCCGGCACGCTGCTTGTGTCCGGCTGCGCAGGCGGGGACCCCGGGGCCCGCGACCCCGTGCCCGGCCGCACACCCGCCGCTCTCGGCAACGTCTTCCCCAGCTCCGCGACGCCGGCCCCCACGGCCGTGCCGACGGCCGCGGAGCAGGCGATCCCCCGCGGCTTCCCGTCCGCCGCGACCACGGGGGTGCGGCCCGGCACCAAGTTGACCAAGGTCGGTGAGGTGACCGTCGAGAAGCCGGGGGCCCTGGTGGAGAACCTGGAGGTGCACGGCAAGCTCAACATCAAGGCGGACAACGTGCGGGTGCGCAACGTGCGGGTGATCGGTGAGGGTGACTGGTCGGTGATCCAGGTGAAGGGGTTCTCCGGCGCGGTCATCGAGGACAGCGAGATCTCCGGCGACGGCGTGGTGAAGGCGCAGTGGGGGGTGCTCAACCAGGGCGGTTTCATCACCGTGCGCCGGGTGAACATCCACACCGTGCCGAACTCGATCGGCACCGACCACGGCCTCATCGAGGACTGCTACATGCACGACTTCAAGGAATGGCCGGGTGACCACGTGACCGGGCCCCAGGCCAACGGTTCGCCGCAGAAAGGGCTGTCCCTGACCATCCGCCACAACACCATTCTGAACCAGTTGTCGCAGACCTCGGCCATCTCGCTGTACCAGGATTTCAGCAGGGCACACGACGTGCTGGTCGAGCGCAACCTGCTCGGCGGCGGCGGTTACGCCGTCTACGGCGGCGAGGGGAAGTTCGGCACCCCCACCGGCATCCGCATCGTGAACAACGTGTTCACCCGCCGCCTGTTCCCCAAAGGCGGCTTCTGGGGGCCGGTGACGTACTTCACCACCGAAGGCAGAGGCAACCTCTTCGAGGGCAACATCTGGGAGGACACCGGCGAGCCGGTGATCCTGTGA
- a CDS encoding WecB/TagA/CpsF family glycosyltransferase: MTRRELVGVAFDPLTMEQAVARCVTAVEGRENLTIGVVNAAKAVRMAEDTVLRDSVTSCDMVVADGQAVVWASKLLGRPLPERVAGIDLFTSLMAEGARRGHSAYFLGARPEVLEKVVAQVRETYPGLRIAGARDGYFTDEEAPGVAAAIGAARPDLLFLGMTSPKKEIFLATYADDVKAGVIHGVGGSFDVLAGKVRRAPVPMQRLGLEWLYRFLQEPVRLGPRYLSTNTRFAWMVAKEYADDRKKRR; the protein is encoded by the coding sequence GTGACCAGGCGTGAACTGGTCGGGGTGGCCTTCGACCCGCTCACCATGGAGCAGGCCGTCGCGCGCTGCGTCACCGCCGTCGAGGGTCGCGAGAACCTCACCATCGGCGTCGTCAACGCCGCCAAGGCGGTCCGCATGGCCGAGGACACCGTGCTGCGCGACTCGGTGACGTCGTGCGACATGGTCGTGGCCGACGGACAGGCCGTCGTGTGGGCCTCCAAACTGCTCGGCAGGCCGCTTCCCGAGCGGGTCGCCGGCATCGACCTGTTCACCTCCCTGATGGCCGAAGGCGCGCGGCGCGGCCACTCGGCGTACTTCCTCGGCGCGCGGCCCGAGGTGCTGGAGAAGGTCGTGGCCCAGGTACGCGAGACGTACCCGGGGCTGCGCATCGCCGGGGCCAGGGACGGCTACTTCACCGACGAGGAGGCCCCCGGGGTGGCGGCGGCGATCGGCGCGGCCCGGCCCGACCTGCTGTTCCTCGGCATGACCTCCCCCAAGAAGGAGATCTTCCTCGCCACGTACGCCGACGACGTCAAGGCCGGTGTGATCCACGGGGTCGGCGGCTCGTTCGACGTGCTCGCGGGGAAGGTGCGGCGCGCTCCGGTGCCGATGCAGCGGCTCGGCCTGGAGTGGCTCTACCGCTTCCTCCAGGAGCCGGTGCGCCTCGGCCCCCGCTACCTGTCCACCAACACACGCTTCGCCTGGATGGTCGCCAAGGAGTACGCCGACGACCGGAAGAAACGCCGGTAG
- a CDS encoding MFS transporter — translation MAVDAARAAGAVDGRGPHLMYLSETRRSDAGKAASPAGEQAPAGAPGHGLPGKNGRPGASPGDGPATPAETGPGTATGADGDPAASGGQAGTGDGTGTGGQAGRLIAGNVVALGMVSLFTDISSEMVTAVLPLYLIFQLQLSPMLFGLLDGVYTGATAVLRLVGGHVADRFSRRKLVAGFGYGLSAVCKLGYLAAGRSVPLIGLFIGLDRTGKGLRTAPRDAMISLSAPPEAQGRAFGLHRAMDTAGALLGPIVAFGVVAVAGAAYDAVFVVSFCVAVIGVLVLVLFVKEPGRAATLQARPKVTLRGTGTLLRHPAYRRVLLATLPLSLATVSDSFLYLMLQRRMDLDTGWLPLLPVGVAAAYLAGAVPLGRLADRAGRATVVTGGYAALLVCYLLVLLPPGPAVLVAVLLLRGLAYAATDGVISALAGPLLPEERRATGLAVVQTGQALGLMAASWVFGALWTARGPETAVQVMAVALCAALALAIPLLRKARR, via the coding sequence GTGGCCGTCGATGCGGCACGCGCGGCAGGGGCCGTCGATGGCCGGGGGCCGCACCTGATGTACCTGTCCGAGACCCGCAGGTCCGACGCCGGCAAGGCCGCGTCCCCCGCGGGTGAGCAAGCCCCGGCTGGCGCGCCGGGCCACGGCCTGCCCGGGAAGAACGGCCGGCCCGGCGCGTCACCCGGCGACGGTCCCGCCACACCGGCGGAGACCGGACCCGGCACCGCCACAGGCGCGGACGGTGATCCGGCGGCGTCCGGCGGTCAGGCGGGAACCGGGGACGGCACGGGAACCGGCGGCCAGGCGGGTCGCCTGATCGCGGGGAATGTCGTCGCGCTCGGCATGGTGAGCCTGTTCACCGACATCTCCTCCGAGATGGTCACGGCCGTCCTGCCGCTGTACCTGATCTTCCAGCTCCAGCTCAGCCCCATGCTGTTCGGCCTGCTCGACGGGGTGTACACCGGTGCGACGGCGGTGCTGCGCCTGGTCGGCGGCCACGTCGCCGACCGGTTCAGCCGCCGCAAGCTGGTGGCCGGGTTCGGGTACGGGCTGTCGGCGGTCTGCAAGCTCGGCTACCTCGCCGCGGGTCGCTCGGTCCCCCTGATCGGCCTGTTCATCGGCCTGGACCGCACCGGCAAGGGCCTGCGCACCGCGCCGCGCGACGCGATGATCTCGCTGAGCGCGCCGCCGGAGGCGCAGGGCAGGGCCTTCGGGCTGCACCGCGCCATGGACACCGCCGGTGCGCTGCTCGGGCCGATCGTCGCGTTCGGCGTGGTCGCCGTTGCCGGTGCCGCGTACGACGCGGTGTTCGTGGTCAGCTTCTGCGTGGCCGTGATCGGCGTGCTGGTGCTCGTGCTGTTCGTCAAGGAGCCGGGACGCGCGGCCACGCTCCAGGCACGGCCGAAGGTCACGCTGCGCGGCACAGGCACGCTGCTGCGCCACCCCGCGTACCGGCGGGTCCTGCTCGCCACGCTGCCGCTGTCGCTCGCCACGGTCAGCGACTCGTTCCTCTACCTGATGCTCCAGCGGCGCATGGACCTCGACACCGGGTGGCTGCCACTGCTGCCGGTGGGGGTCGCCGCGGCGTACCTGGCCGGGGCCGTGCCGCTCGGCCGGCTCGCCGACCGCGCCGGCCGCGCCACGGTCGTGACCGGCGGGTACGCCGCGTTGCTGGTCTGCTACCTGCTGGTCCTGCTGCCGCCAGGGCCCGCCGTGCTGGTCGCGGTCCTGCTGCTGCGTGGCCTCGCGTACGCCGCCACCGACGGCGTCATCAGCGCGCTCGCGGGCCCGCTGCTCCCCGAGGAGCGCCGCGCCACCGGCCTCGCCGTCGTGCAGACCGGCCAGGCGCTCGGCCTCATGGCCGCCTCGTGGGTCTTCGGCGCGTTGTGGACCGCGCGGGGACCGGAGACCGCCGTCCAGGTGATGGCCGTGGCGCTGTGCGCCGCGCTGGCCCTCGCCATACCTCTTCTCAGGAAGGCACGCCGGTGA